The proteins below come from a single Gemmatimonadota bacterium genomic window:
- a CDS encoding sigma-70 family RNA polymerase sigma factor has protein sequence MADTSHPADQWVVQLYDDLRILARSHLRRERTGHTLSTTGLVNEAWLRLSQQHSLGQLGRADFFTAASATMRRVLVDSARTRMRAKRGGGSDAVSLDDVASVLSIEEAEELVALDAALERLQGMNPRGAQVVQCRFFAGLTLEETAEALGISAKTVQREWVTARAWLRKEVAGDLGLAGLDAT, from the coding sequence GTGGCCGACACCTCCCACCCCGCCGATCAGTGGGTCGTCCAGCTCTACGACGACCTCCGCATCCTCGCCCGGTCGCACCTGCGGCGCGAGCGGACCGGGCACACCCTGTCCACCACGGGGTTGGTGAACGAGGCCTGGCTGCGCCTGTCGCAGCAGCACTCGCTCGGCCAACTCGGGCGTGCCGACTTCTTCACGGCTGCCTCAGCGACGATGCGGCGCGTCCTGGTGGACTCGGCGCGCACGCGCATGCGCGCCAAGCGCGGCGGGGGCTCCGACGCGGTCAGCCTCGACGACGTCGCCTCGGTGCTCTCCATTGAAGAAGCCGAGGAGTTGGTGGCGCTCGATGCGGCGCTCGAGCGGTTGCAGGGGATGAACCCGCGCGGCGCCCAGGTGGTCCAGTGTCGCTTCTTCGCTGGCCTGACCCTCGAGGAGACGGCCGAGGCGTTGGGCATCTCGGCCAAGACGGTGCAGCGCGAGTGGGTGACGGCGCGCGCCTGGCTGCGCAAGGAAGTCGCGGGCGACCTGGGGCTCGCCGGGCTCGACGCCACGTGA
- a CDS encoding prolyl oligopeptidase family serine peptidase, with protein MLAPHRTPAEAPLAAALPSAAVNVPGTTHRRVNVDGMQREFWVHVGRTAQPNTPVPLVIFLHGTSGSGKQYLNISRWREKADTAGFIAVFPSALVYCFRDDENNDGDMDDPGELHATSKWTQGSLGDTLQPLCRPRDYLKLSPTQRQRTMHRFQDDTLFLDAMVADLKANFLIDTKRMYIAGFSNGGEMVSRLLVVRSHLFAAMASHAGHMHIPPAPLGARRVPFLRSVGNKDDRYFSTLPGGTMPVVQAAINFPFIQRTSVVPYLQQGLLANAPVWAPMTWNGRRIGRWSYPTALAGNKNPFAFLLVEGNTHAYPNGQLHEVTMADRTWPFFAAHRLP; from the coding sequence GTGCTCGCTCCACACCGCACGCCCGCCGAGGCCCCCCTCGCCGCGGCACTCCCGTCCGCCGCCGTCAACGTCCCCGGGACCACGCACCGGCGCGTCAACGTCGATGGCATGCAGCGCGAGTTCTGGGTCCACGTCGGGCGCACGGCGCAGCCCAACACGCCAGTCCCGCTCGTCATCTTCCTGCACGGGACCAGCGGAAGCGGCAAGCAATATCTCAACATCTCACGCTGGCGCGAGAAGGCCGACACCGCCGGCTTCATCGCCGTCTTCCCGTCGGCGCTCGTGTACTGCTTCCGCGACGACGAGAACAACGACGGCGACATGGACGACCCCGGCGAACTCCATGCGACCTCCAAGTGGACGCAGGGTTCGCTCGGTGACACGTTGCAGCCGCTGTGCCGTCCGCGGGACTACCTCAAGCTCAGCCCCACGCAGCGGCAGCGCACGATGCACCGGTTCCAGGACGACACGCTGTTCCTGGACGCGATGGTGGCCGACCTCAAGGCCAACTTCCTGATCGACACCAAGCGCATGTACATCGCCGGCTTCTCCAACGGCGGGGAGATGGTGAGCCGGCTGCTCGTCGTGCGCAGTCACCTGTTCGCCGCGATGGCTTCGCACGCCGGGCATATGCACATCCCGCCTGCGCCACTGGGCGCGCGCCGCGTCCCCTTCCTTCGCTCCGTCGGCAACAAGGACGATCGCTACTTTTCCACCCTGCCCGGCGGCACGATGCCCGTTGTGCAAGCGGCGATCAACTTCCCATTCATTCAGCGCACCTCGGTCGTCCCGTACCTGCAGCAGGGGCTCCTCGCCAACGCCCCCGTGTGGGCGCCCATGACGTGGAACGGCCGCCGGATCGGGCGCTGGAGTTATCCTACCGCCCTGGCGGGCAACAAGAACCCGTTCGCCTTTCTGCTCGTCGAGGGGAACACACATGCATATCCCAACGGACAGCTGCACGAGGTGACGATGGCCGACCGCACGTGGCCGTTCTTTGCGGCGCACCGGTTGCCGTAG
- a CDS encoding protein kinase — MMTDAPNPTDDRWQRIADLFWEAQELPAAERGAFLDRAVPDESLRAEVEAMLAAAGDDDGLRFEQRFVSSDAGDELPNGLESGTVIGPYRLEELVGRGGMGEVYRAVRQDEALTLTVALKLLRPDARTGGVARRFASERALLAQLDHPNIASIVDAGTAPDGRPFLVLRFVDGVPITQFAARLPVDDRSRLFLKVAHAVQFAHTRLIVHRDLKPGNILVTNDGQPVLLDFGIAKLLTPGDASVDETRAGERALTPSYAAPEQLRGEAITTATDVYALGALLFELLTGQHVFASLLGQREALERATLEALPSLPSAVAPTADASRLRGDLDSIVLMALRKEPERRYRSAGELAADVMRYLDGLPVVARPDKWSYRTGRFVRRHRVGVAGMAAGALALVALFGREVAQRRRFAAERDRAVAEREAGDAVLSFVTGLLERSDPRVLPGGDTMRVKAFLDLASAQSAGLAEQPERHVRLLRTLGTVRMSRGEYAAAESLLVRARQVGDSALGPDHLAVLQVRQTHAALVRDARDPALGGRMTDSVLSALRRTVGPTHPEVAEAYGHVAIGTDNPMRAAEYLDSLVAVRARLGKGDSVEIASLLDLRAAERGKRGFLLDAIALDQAALRILQQRFPADHPFVLAVTGNLSTWMGNAGRWSEALSLSERVLAVMQQRGDKGRAAALAVERVALQAVNLTERAAYADSMMRQARAAYVANLDPGHELIGSAMRNHAIMQAAAGNDVGALALMDSVVKYNASLPPTTGRTYIVAQRVPMLVRLGKLAEAERALAVARSVREAYPPGSSQYIEIGHWGGLVAFARGSVEEAVTAFSGNVEATRRLWPGIDHPRIALSDCALGAALVRAGRAPEGRPLLARCDVAARWGLVDRGVLRWGREAAR; from the coding sequence ATGATGACTGACGCCCCCAACCCCACCGACGACCGCTGGCAGCGCATTGCTGACCTCTTCTGGGAGGCGCAGGAACTGCCTGCCGCTGAGCGGGGCGCCTTCCTCGATCGCGCGGTGCCTGACGAGTCGCTGCGCGCGGAAGTGGAGGCGATGCTCGCCGCCGCGGGAGACGACGACGGCCTGCGCTTCGAGCAGCGCTTCGTGTCGTCGGATGCGGGCGACGAGCTCCCGAACGGACTCGAGTCTGGAACGGTGATCGGGCCGTACCGGCTGGAGGAGCTGGTGGGGCGCGGTGGAATGGGCGAGGTGTATCGCGCCGTGCGCCAGGACGAGGCGCTCACCCTCACGGTCGCACTCAAGCTCCTCCGCCCCGATGCCCGCACCGGGGGCGTGGCGCGGCGCTTCGCCTCGGAGCGCGCCCTCCTGGCGCAGCTCGACCACCCGAACATCGCCTCGATCGTCGACGCCGGTACCGCCCCCGACGGGCGCCCCTTCCTCGTGTTGCGATTCGTCGATGGTGTCCCCATCACGCAGTTCGCGGCGCGCCTTCCGGTGGACGACCGGAGTCGCCTCTTCCTCAAGGTCGCGCACGCGGTGCAGTTCGCGCACACGCGCCTCATCGTGCATCGCGACCTCAAGCCCGGGAACATCCTGGTAACCAACGACGGGCAGCCAGTGCTGCTCGACTTCGGCATTGCCAAGCTGCTGACCCCCGGCGACGCGAGCGTGGACGAGACGCGGGCGGGCGAGCGGGCCCTGACGCCGTCGTACGCCGCCCCCGAGCAGCTGCGCGGGGAGGCGATCACGACGGCGACCGACGTGTATGCGTTAGGCGCGCTGCTCTTCGAGCTGCTGACCGGCCAGCACGTCTTCGCGTCGCTGCTGGGCCAACGCGAGGCGCTGGAACGCGCGACGCTCGAGGCGCTGCCGTCCCTGCCGTCTGCCGTGGCGCCGACCGCCGATGCGTCGCGGTTGCGCGGGGACTTGGACAGCATCGTGCTCATGGCGCTGCGCAAGGAGCCGGAGCGTCGATACCGCAGCGCCGGCGAACTGGCGGCCGACGTGATGCGCTACCTGGATGGACTCCCGGTGGTCGCACGCCCGGACAAGTGGAGCTATCGCACGGGGCGTTTCGTGCGGCGGCATCGCGTGGGGGTGGCCGGCATGGCGGCCGGAGCGCTCGCCTTGGTCGCCTTGTTCGGGCGCGAGGTCGCGCAGCGACGGCGCTTCGCCGCCGAGCGAGATCGTGCGGTGGCGGAGCGCGAGGCGGGAGACGCGGTCCTGTCCTTCGTCACCGGGTTGCTCGAGCGATCGGACCCCCGGGTACTCCCCGGCGGCGACACGATGCGCGTGAAGGCCTTCCTCGACCTGGCCAGCGCGCAGTCGGCCGGATTGGCGGAGCAGCCGGAGCGCCACGTGCGCCTGCTCCGCACGTTAGGCACCGTGCGAATGTCGCGCGGAGAGTACGCGGCGGCCGAGTCGCTGCTCGTGCGCGCCCGACAGGTGGGCGATTCGGCGCTTGGTCCTGATCACCTGGCGGTGTTGCAGGTGCGCCAGACGCACGCAGCGCTCGTCCGCGATGCGCGCGATCCGGCGCTCGGCGGCCGCATGACCGACAGCGTGCTGAGCGCGCTGCGTCGCACCGTGGGGCCCACGCACCCGGAGGTGGCGGAGGCGTACGGCCACGTGGCGATCGGGACCGACAATCCGATGCGCGCGGCGGAGTACCTCGATTCGCTGGTGGCGGTACGTGCGCGCCTTGGAAAGGGAGACTCGGTCGAGATCGCGTCCCTGCTCGATCTGCGCGCCGCCGAACGGGGGAAGCGCGGCTTCCTGCTCGATGCCATCGCCCTCGACCAGGCGGCGCTCCGGATTCTGCAGCAACGTTTCCCCGCCGATCACCCGTTCGTGCTCGCTGTGACGGGCAACCTGTCGACATGGATGGGGAACGCGGGGCGGTGGTCGGAGGCACTCTCGCTCTCCGAGCGCGTGCTGGCGGTGATGCAGCAGCGTGGCGACAAGGGGCGGGCGGCGGCGCTCGCGGTGGAGCGCGTGGCGCTGCAGGCGGTCAATCTCACCGAGCGTGCCGCCTACGCCGATTCGATGATGCGGCAGGCGCGCGCCGCCTACGTCGCCAACCTCGATCCCGGGCACGAACTCATTGGCAGCGCGATGCGCAACCATGCAATCATGCAGGCCGCGGCGGGCAACGATGTCGGCGCGCTCGCGCTCATGGATTCGGTGGTCAAGTACAACGCCAGCCTGCCACCGACGACGGGGCGCACCTACATCGTAGCGCAGCGCGTGCCGATGCTCGTGAGGCTGGGGAAGCTCGCGGAGGCGGAGCGGGCGCTTGCGGTCGCGCGGAGCGTGCGCGAGGCGTACCCGCCCGGGAGCTCGCAGTACATCGAGATTGGCCATTGGGGGGGATTGGTCGCCTTTGCGCGTGGCAGCGTGGAGGAGGCGGTCACCGCCTTCTCCGGGAATGTGGAGGCCACCCGGCGGCTCTGGCCGGGGATCGACCATCCGCGTATCGCCCTCTCCGACTGCGCGCTGGGCGCGGCACTCGTGCGCGCGGGGCGGGCACCGGAAGGGCGGCCGCTGCTCGCGCGGTGCGACGTGGCGGCGCGCTGGGGCCTGGTGGACCGTGGGGTGTTGCGCTGGGGGCGCGAGGCAGCGCGTTAG